A single window of Lysobacter oculi DNA harbors:
- a CDS encoding CopL family metal-binding regulatory protein: protein MKLLRSSPARATTPQTNGASRSAPVELPPSATQHPADCDRDCCAQGSCTCPCMQIGQAALLDLSVLTAVPGSAAMATTLPVGHATPALLNFIRPPIG, encoded by the coding sequence CTGAAGCTTCTCCGCAGCTCGCCAGCGCGTGCGACCACGCCACAGACAAACGGAGCAAGTCGCTCGGCACCGGTAGAGCTCCCCCCATCGGCAACCCAGCACCCTGCCGACTGTGACAGAGACTGCTGCGCGCAAGGCTCATGCACTTGCCCGTGCATGCAGATAGGGCAAGCGGCTCTTCTCGACTTGTCAGTGTTAACCGCAGTGCCGGGCAGCGCCGCAATGGCTACTACCTTGCCCGTCGGCCATGCCACACCTGCGCTGCTCAACTTCATTCGACCTCCCATCGGCTAA
- a CDS encoding tyrosine-type recombinase/integrase, with translation MAARAMVMQQKTGRPVQFEITQSTREAVQAWITHAELKSSDFLFTSRVSDSPHLSTRQYARIVHRWVEEAGLESGSYGTHTMRRTKASLIYRRTGNLRAVQLLLGHTKLESTVRYLGIEVDDALEIAEQTDV, from the coding sequence ATGGCGGCGCGCGCCATGGTGATGCAACAAAAGACGGGGCGACCCGTCCAGTTCGAGATTACCCAATCGACTCGCGAGGCCGTGCAGGCTTGGATTACCCATGCTGAACTCAAGTCCTCGGATTTCCTGTTCACCAGCCGAGTCTCGGACTCACCTCACCTTTCGACGAGGCAGTACGCCCGGATTGTCCATCGCTGGGTTGAAGAAGCAGGCCTCGAATCGGGATCTTACGGAACACACACGATGCGCAGGACCAAAGCTTCGTTGATCTACCGCCGGACAGGAAACCTCAGGGCGGTCCAGCTATTGCTTGGGCACACGAAGCTAGAGAGCACCGTGCGTTACCTTGGCATCGAGGTCGATGACGCCCTAGAGATCGCGGAGCAGACGGATGTCTGA